In one window of Apis mellifera strain DH4 linkage group LG12, Amel_HAv3.1, whole genome shotgun sequence DNA:
- the LOC100576951 gene encoding uncharacterized protein LOC100576951, whose translation MAEKFRSLIKILTNEINKHQLFNNATTRINNASEKAQKKLNNIQNTVAIKYDILAKQINRDITLIQNINGTQFEPSPLPKKVVKWWQWYQQLTGLDKVELAKEQVIFAQDKLFKCQDERRHLNREAMTINDKLKEVYSELIQIKRDDPKYVQLTIIENKNLQDQAKIISQLNLLEKEEKDYFTLLATAIKEYHDSQTMNAQKYKYLSILASAILAIISLIGSIIYNNKRIVNIQNIIYEAQQKNENLLRNSFHSLERDINTTFNKLIENNNRNISTTFHKIIENNNTVENNKQNITMINEKDRLDDNNTMELARAYIVFGLFIGICILSSLTR comes from the exons ATGgcagaaaaatttcgatcattgatcaaaatattaaccaatgaaataaataaacatcaaCTATTTAACAATGCAACAACGAGAATTAATAATGCTTCTGAAAAAGCAcaaaaaaagttgaataatatacaaaatactgttgctataaaatatgatattctaGCAAAg caAATCAATCgtgatattacattaattcaaaatataaatggaaCACAATTTGAGCCAAGTCCATTACCAAAAAAAGTTGTTAAATGGTGGCAATGGTATCAACAATTAACAGGCTTAGATAAAGTTGAATTAGCCAAAGAACAAGTAATTTTTGcacaagataaattatttaaatgtcaaGATGAAAGAAGACACTTAAATCGTGAAGCAATGACAATAAATGACAAATTAAAGGAAGTATATTcagaattaatacaaattaagaGAGATGATCCGAAATATGTTCAATTgacaataatagaaaataaaaatcttcaagatcaagcaaaaattatatcgcagcttaatttattagaaaaagaagaaaaagattattttacattattggCCACTGCTATTAAAGAATATCATGATAGTCAAACAATGAATGctcaaaagtataaatatttatctattcttGCATCTGCTATATTAGcaattatatcattgataggttcaataatatacaataataaaagaatagtaaatattcaaaatattatatatgaagcacagcaaaaaaatgaaaatttgttgagAAATAGCTTTCATTCATtagaaagagatataaatacaacttttaataaattaatagaaaataataatagaaatataagtaCAACTTtccataaaataatagaaaataataatacagtagaaaataataaacaaaatataactatgattaatgaaaaagatagattggatgataataatacaatGGAATTAGCAAGAGCTTATATTGTATTCGGATTATTTAttggtatatgtatattaagcTCTTTAACtcgataa